The Antedon mediterranea chromosome 7, ecAntMedi1.1, whole genome shotgun sequence genome has a segment encoding these proteins:
- the LOC140054857 gene encoding ribosomal oxygenase 2-like isoform X3: MKATKRKQGRKRRGKDDDKDDSEMITSKRCLFDDSLSDTTSEDVFRFLLVGSNLTPSEFFADYWEKKPLIISRQDPDISNQYSQLFSLDILKRLVTENNLKFVQDLSFCRYVNGNRENLNNKGVIKIKNLEKLIAKKSATIQFHQPQRFQDKLWKICCLLECYFQCLVGSNVYITPGGSQGLAPHYDDVEVFILQLEGEKHWRLYELPVEDRLPQDYSRDLDPATLGKPMHDFVLKAGDLMYFPRGTIHQADTPEHCPHSTHITISTYQHNTWGDLFKQSLPSLVDQMMSQRRELRTGLPIALGQPLDVSNHKDHIRFLLDMLAVGFNNSAMQNMQMDFVANRLPPYHSTPEELQSAGPIPTMKDNVKLRFPDFVSIIEMTDEEEEKEEENEDVEEEENEEEDGTKYVYLYHCLQNDRHQHMMSADDCQPTGLKFGHDHLVALKQLNHAGKMGIAAKSLKLGQSESLSMLVSMWSEGLLQVVQD, translated from the exons GCAACAAAAAGGAAACAAGGAAGAAAAAGAAGAGGgaaagatgatgataaagatgattCTGAAATGATAACTAGCAAAAGATGTCTTTTTGATGATTCTTTATCTGACACAACTTCAGAAGATGTGTTCAGGTTTCTACTTGTTGGTTCAAATCTCACTCCAAGTGAATTTTTTGCAGATTATTGGGAGAAAAAGCCTTTAATAATATCTAGACAAGACCCCGATATATCCAACCAATATTCTCAACTTTTTTCGCTTGATATCTTGAAAAGATTAGTGAcggaaaataatttaaagtttgTGCAAGATTTAAGTTTTTGTCGTTACGTTAATGGGAATCGTGAGAATTTGAATAATAAGGGcgttattaaaataaagaatctTGAGAAGTTGATAGCGAAGAAGAGTGCTACTATTCAGTTTCATCAACCACAACGCTTTCAG GATAAACTTTGGAAGATTTGTTGTTTATTGGAGTGTTATTTTCAATGCTTGGTTGGTTCCAATGTGTATATAACTCCTGGAGGATCACAAGGCTTAGCTCCTCACTACGATGATGTCGAGGTCTTCATACTACAATTGGAAGGAGAGAAGCACTGGCGCTTGTATGAACTGCCTGTAGAGGACAGACTGCCTCAAGACTATAGCAGGGATTTGGACCCAGCTACTCTTGGCAAACCCATGCATGACTTTGTTTTAAAG GCTGGTGACCTGATGTATTTTCCGAGAGGTACAATTCATCAGGCTGATACACCTGAACACTGCCCTCACTCAACTCATATCACCATCAGTACTTATCAGCATAA tacaTGGGGCGATCTATTTAAGCAATCTTTGCCCTCATTGGTCGATCAGATGATGAGTCAGAGGAGAGAATTAAGAACAGGTCTACCAATTGCACTTGGTCAGCCATTGGAT GTTTCAAATCACAAAGATCACATTAGATTTCTGCTGGACATGTTGGCTGTTGGCTTTAACAATTCAGCTATGCAGAACATGCAGATGGACTTTGTGGCTAATCGTCTGCCACCGTATCATAGTACACCCGAAGAATTACAAAGCGCAG GTCCAATTCCAACAATGAAAGATAATGTTAAGCTCCGATTTCCAGACTTTGTGTCAATCATTGAGATGACagatgaagaagaagaaaaagaagaagaaaatgaGGATGTTGAGGAGGAGGAGAATGAGGAAGAGGATGGTACCAAATATGTCTACTTGTACCATTGCCTTCAAAATGACCGCCATCAACATATGATGAGTGCCGATGATTGTCAG cCAACAGGACTGAAATTTGGTCACGATCATCTTGTAGCTCTAAAGCAACTGAACCATGCCGGAAAAATGGGAATAGCGGCAAAAAGTCTGAAACTTGGTCAGTCTGAAAGTCTGTCCATGTTGGTGTCCATGTGGTCAGAGGGATTATTACAAGTTGTTCAAGATTGa
- the LOC140054857 gene encoding ribosomal oxygenase 2-like isoform X2 — MSLATKRKQGRKRRGKDDDKDDSEMITSKRCLFDDSLSDTTSEDVFRFLLVGSNLTPSEFFADYWEKKPLIISRQDPDISNQYSQLFSLDILKRLVTENNLKFVQDLSFCRYVNGNRENLNNKGVIKIKNLEKLIAKKSATIQFHQPQRFQDKLWKICCLLECYFQCLVGSNVYITPGGSQGLAPHYDDVEVFILQLEGEKHWRLYELPVEDRLPQDYSRDLDPATLGKPMHDFVLKAGDLMYFPRGTIHQADTPEHCPHSTHITISTYQHNTWGDLFKQSLPSLVDQMMSQRRELRTGLPIALGQPLDVSNHKDHIRFLLDMLAVGFNNSAMQNMQMDFVANRLPPYHSTPEELQSAGPIPTMKDNVKLRFPDFVSIIEMTDEEEEKEEENEDVEEEENEEEDGTKYVYLYHCLQNDRHQHMMSADDCQPTGLKFGHDHLVALKQLNHAGKMGIAAKSLKLGQSESLSMLVSMWSEGLLQVVQD; from the exons ATGTCCTTG GCAACAAAAAGGAAACAAGGAAGAAAAAGAAGAGGgaaagatgatgataaagatgattCTGAAATGATAACTAGCAAAAGATGTCTTTTTGATGATTCTTTATCTGACACAACTTCAGAAGATGTGTTCAGGTTTCTACTTGTTGGTTCAAATCTCACTCCAAGTGAATTTTTTGCAGATTATTGGGAGAAAAAGCCTTTAATAATATCTAGACAAGACCCCGATATATCCAACCAATATTCTCAACTTTTTTCGCTTGATATCTTGAAAAGATTAGTGAcggaaaataatttaaagtttgTGCAAGATTTAAGTTTTTGTCGTTACGTTAATGGGAATCGTGAGAATTTGAATAATAAGGGcgttattaaaataaagaatctTGAGAAGTTGATAGCGAAGAAGAGTGCTACTATTCAGTTTCATCAACCACAACGCTTTCAG GATAAACTTTGGAAGATTTGTTGTTTATTGGAGTGTTATTTTCAATGCTTGGTTGGTTCCAATGTGTATATAACTCCTGGAGGATCACAAGGCTTAGCTCCTCACTACGATGATGTCGAGGTCTTCATACTACAATTGGAAGGAGAGAAGCACTGGCGCTTGTATGAACTGCCTGTAGAGGACAGACTGCCTCAAGACTATAGCAGGGATTTGGACCCAGCTACTCTTGGCAAACCCATGCATGACTTTGTTTTAAAG GCTGGTGACCTGATGTATTTTCCGAGAGGTACAATTCATCAGGCTGATACACCTGAACACTGCCCTCACTCAACTCATATCACCATCAGTACTTATCAGCATAA tacaTGGGGCGATCTATTTAAGCAATCTTTGCCCTCATTGGTCGATCAGATGATGAGTCAGAGGAGAGAATTAAGAACAGGTCTACCAATTGCACTTGGTCAGCCATTGGAT GTTTCAAATCACAAAGATCACATTAGATTTCTGCTGGACATGTTGGCTGTTGGCTTTAACAATTCAGCTATGCAGAACATGCAGATGGACTTTGTGGCTAATCGTCTGCCACCGTATCATAGTACACCCGAAGAATTACAAAGCGCAG GTCCAATTCCAACAATGAAAGATAATGTTAAGCTCCGATTTCCAGACTTTGTGTCAATCATTGAGATGACagatgaagaagaagaaaaagaagaagaaaatgaGGATGTTGAGGAGGAGGAGAATGAGGAAGAGGATGGTACCAAATATGTCTACTTGTACCATTGCCTTCAAAATGACCGCCATCAACATATGATGAGTGCCGATGATTGTCAG cCAACAGGACTGAAATTTGGTCACGATCATCTTGTAGCTCTAAAGCAACTGAACCATGCCGGAAAAATGGGAATAGCGGCAAAAAGTCTGAAACTTGGTCAGTCTGAAAGTCTGTCCATGTTGGTGTCCATGTGGTCAGAGGGATTATTACAAGTTGTTCAAGATTGa
- the LOC140054857 gene encoding ribosomal oxygenase 2-like isoform X4: MITSKRCLFDDSLSDTTSEDVFRFLLVGSNLTPSEFFADYWEKKPLIISRQDPDISNQYSQLFSLDILKRLVTENNLKFVQDLSFCRYVNGNRENLNNKGVIKIKNLEKLIAKKSATIQFHQPQRFQDKLWKICCLLECYFQCLVGSNVYITPGGSQGLAPHYDDVEVFILQLEGEKHWRLYELPVEDRLPQDYSRDLDPATLGKPMHDFVLKAGDLMYFPRGTIHQADTPEHCPHSTHITISTYQHNTWGDLFKQSLPSLVDQMMSQRRELRTGLPIALGQPLDVSNHKDHIRFLLDMLAVGFNNSAMQNMQMDFVANRLPPYHSTPEELQSAGPIPTMKDNVKLRFPDFVSIIEMTDEEEEKEEENEDVEEEENEEEDGTKYVYLYHCLQNDRHQHMMSADDCQPTGLKFGHDHLVALKQLNHAGKMGIAAKSLKLGQSESLSMLVSMWSEGLLQVVQD; this comes from the exons ATGATAACTAGCAAAAGATGTCTTTTTGATGATTCTTTATCTGACACAACTTCAGAAGATGTGTTCAGGTTTCTACTTGTTGGTTCAAATCTCACTCCAAGTGAATTTTTTGCAGATTATTGGGAGAAAAAGCCTTTAATAATATCTAGACAAGACCCCGATATATCCAACCAATATTCTCAACTTTTTTCGCTTGATATCTTGAAAAGATTAGTGAcggaaaataatttaaagtttgTGCAAGATTTAAGTTTTTGTCGTTACGTTAATGGGAATCGTGAGAATTTGAATAATAAGGGcgttattaaaataaagaatctTGAGAAGTTGATAGCGAAGAAGAGTGCTACTATTCAGTTTCATCAACCACAACGCTTTCAG GATAAACTTTGGAAGATTTGTTGTTTATTGGAGTGTTATTTTCAATGCTTGGTTGGTTCCAATGTGTATATAACTCCTGGAGGATCACAAGGCTTAGCTCCTCACTACGATGATGTCGAGGTCTTCATACTACAATTGGAAGGAGAGAAGCACTGGCGCTTGTATGAACTGCCTGTAGAGGACAGACTGCCTCAAGACTATAGCAGGGATTTGGACCCAGCTACTCTTGGCAAACCCATGCATGACTTTGTTTTAAAG GCTGGTGACCTGATGTATTTTCCGAGAGGTACAATTCATCAGGCTGATACACCTGAACACTGCCCTCACTCAACTCATATCACCATCAGTACTTATCAGCATAA tacaTGGGGCGATCTATTTAAGCAATCTTTGCCCTCATTGGTCGATCAGATGATGAGTCAGAGGAGAGAATTAAGAACAGGTCTACCAATTGCACTTGGTCAGCCATTGGAT GTTTCAAATCACAAAGATCACATTAGATTTCTGCTGGACATGTTGGCTGTTGGCTTTAACAATTCAGCTATGCAGAACATGCAGATGGACTTTGTGGCTAATCGTCTGCCACCGTATCATAGTACACCCGAAGAATTACAAAGCGCAG GTCCAATTCCAACAATGAAAGATAATGTTAAGCTCCGATTTCCAGACTTTGTGTCAATCATTGAGATGACagatgaagaagaagaaaaagaagaagaaaatgaGGATGTTGAGGAGGAGGAGAATGAGGAAGAGGATGGTACCAAATATGTCTACTTGTACCATTGCCTTCAAAATGACCGCCATCAACATATGATGAGTGCCGATGATTGTCAG cCAACAGGACTGAAATTTGGTCACGATCATCTTGTAGCTCTAAAGCAACTGAACCATGCCGGAAAAATGGGAATAGCGGCAAAAAGTCTGAAACTTGGTCAGTCTGAAAGTCTGTCCATGTTGGTGTCCATGTGGTCAGAGGGATTATTACAAGTTGTTCAAGATTGa
- the LOC140054857 gene encoding ribosomal oxygenase 2-like isoform X1, with translation MAENKRQRKSKSGNKEDVKEMATKRKQGRKRRGKDDDKDDSEMITSKRCLFDDSLSDTTSEDVFRFLLVGSNLTPSEFFADYWEKKPLIISRQDPDISNQYSQLFSLDILKRLVTENNLKFVQDLSFCRYVNGNRENLNNKGVIKIKNLEKLIAKKSATIQFHQPQRFQDKLWKICCLLECYFQCLVGSNVYITPGGSQGLAPHYDDVEVFILQLEGEKHWRLYELPVEDRLPQDYSRDLDPATLGKPMHDFVLKAGDLMYFPRGTIHQADTPEHCPHSTHITISTYQHNTWGDLFKQSLPSLVDQMMSQRRELRTGLPIALGQPLDVSNHKDHIRFLLDMLAVGFNNSAMQNMQMDFVANRLPPYHSTPEELQSAGPIPTMKDNVKLRFPDFVSIIEMTDEEEEKEEENEDVEEEENEEEDGTKYVYLYHCLQNDRHQHMMSADDCQPTGLKFGHDHLVALKQLNHAGKMGIAAKSLKLGQSESLSMLVSMWSEGLLQVVQD, from the exons ATGGCCGAGAATAAACGGCAAAGAAAATCTAAGTCAGGAAACAAGGAAGATGTTAAAGAAATG GCAACAAAAAGGAAACAAGGAAGAAAAAGAAGAGGgaaagatgatgataaagatgattCTGAAATGATAACTAGCAAAAGATGTCTTTTTGATGATTCTTTATCTGACACAACTTCAGAAGATGTGTTCAGGTTTCTACTTGTTGGTTCAAATCTCACTCCAAGTGAATTTTTTGCAGATTATTGGGAGAAAAAGCCTTTAATAATATCTAGACAAGACCCCGATATATCCAACCAATATTCTCAACTTTTTTCGCTTGATATCTTGAAAAGATTAGTGAcggaaaataatttaaagtttgTGCAAGATTTAAGTTTTTGTCGTTACGTTAATGGGAATCGTGAGAATTTGAATAATAAGGGcgttattaaaataaagaatctTGAGAAGTTGATAGCGAAGAAGAGTGCTACTATTCAGTTTCATCAACCACAACGCTTTCAG GATAAACTTTGGAAGATTTGTTGTTTATTGGAGTGTTATTTTCAATGCTTGGTTGGTTCCAATGTGTATATAACTCCTGGAGGATCACAAGGCTTAGCTCCTCACTACGATGATGTCGAGGTCTTCATACTACAATTGGAAGGAGAGAAGCACTGGCGCTTGTATGAACTGCCTGTAGAGGACAGACTGCCTCAAGACTATAGCAGGGATTTGGACCCAGCTACTCTTGGCAAACCCATGCATGACTTTGTTTTAAAG GCTGGTGACCTGATGTATTTTCCGAGAGGTACAATTCATCAGGCTGATACACCTGAACACTGCCCTCACTCAACTCATATCACCATCAGTACTTATCAGCATAA tacaTGGGGCGATCTATTTAAGCAATCTTTGCCCTCATTGGTCGATCAGATGATGAGTCAGAGGAGAGAATTAAGAACAGGTCTACCAATTGCACTTGGTCAGCCATTGGAT GTTTCAAATCACAAAGATCACATTAGATTTCTGCTGGACATGTTGGCTGTTGGCTTTAACAATTCAGCTATGCAGAACATGCAGATGGACTTTGTGGCTAATCGTCTGCCACCGTATCATAGTACACCCGAAGAATTACAAAGCGCAG GTCCAATTCCAACAATGAAAGATAATGTTAAGCTCCGATTTCCAGACTTTGTGTCAATCATTGAGATGACagatgaagaagaagaaaaagaagaagaaaatgaGGATGTTGAGGAGGAGGAGAATGAGGAAGAGGATGGTACCAAATATGTCTACTTGTACCATTGCCTTCAAAATGACCGCCATCAACATATGATGAGTGCCGATGATTGTCAG cCAACAGGACTGAAATTTGGTCACGATCATCTTGTAGCTCTAAAGCAACTGAACCATGCCGGAAAAATGGGAATAGCGGCAAAAAGTCTGAAACTTGGTCAGTCTGAAAGTCTGTCCATGTTGGTGTCCATGTGGTCAGAGGGATTATTACAAGTTGTTCAAGATTGa
- the LOC140054858 gene encoding coiled-coil domain-containing protein 83-like, which yields MGKKGKKKDGSGKKSGKKKGGKKGKKPSEPEMTIKEAILAYQINIKEKSLEEFMYEIKGLEEQNTRHKERNQRLKEEQLYHIKTLLKEAKDDDKDVEQKSVISKAEVETTMKEKWAIEKQELKHIEEIEQEIAKRKLEVEEAKGHVTKWQNYKEKGSHVHTKQIIVLEHELGDMQNSFLEMQGHLEKTLGVAKDEIRKSTEQRLDEQKYIASEKAMTTLDKFSTQEVKDNDWLKRETHIHREEKNSLQEEVEQLEHENLGIMSELFDCKVSDLKISRNFFLSQYSDEDTQRKFGLLENDLSQIEPTSSKIVSGSRPLSATQRAVEAKLASLKLREDGASSGAESDHLDDDPTECLLRYEDEEFDEYLKLGPVELKLLSISGEQKPIHPPKKLSNKEVEAKLSAPDIWPVTEDMVNKLATT from the exons ATGGGGAAGAAAGGAAAGAAAAAAGATGGAAGTGGCAAGAAAAGTGGAAAGAAAAAGGGAGGAAAGAAAGGAAAAAAACCAAGTGAGCCTGAAATGACAATAAAGGAAGCAATATTGGCTTATCA aataaatataaaagagAAAAGCCTTGAAGAATTTATGTATGAAATTAAAGGATTGGAAGAACAGAACACAAGGCATAAAGAACGA AACCAGCGTTTAAAAGAAGAACAACTTTACcacattaaaacattattaaaagaAGCGAAAGACGACGACAAAGATGTTGAGCAGAAATCTGTGATTAGCAAAGCAGAAGTCGAGACAACGATGAAAGAGAAATGGGCGATAGAAAAACAAGAACTTAAACATATCGAAG AAATTGAGCAGGAGATTGCAAAGAGAAAGCTTGAAGTTGAAGAAGCTAAAGGTCATGTGACTAAATGGCAGAACTACAAGGAAAAGGGAAGTCACGTGCACACCAAACAAATCATTGTTCTGGAACATGAACTTGGTGACATGCAAAACAGCTTCCTGGAAATGCAAG GGCATTTAGAGAAAACATTAGGTGTAGCAAAAGATGAAATTCGCAAATCAACTGAGCAACGGTTAGATGAGCAAAAGTACATTGCATCAGAG aaagCAATGACAACTTTAGATAAATTTAGCACACAAGAAGTAAAAGATAATGACTGGTTAAAAAGAGAG ACTCACATTCATAGAGAGGAAAAAAATTCTTTACAAGAGGAAGTTGAGCAGTTAGAACATGAAAACCTTGGTATTATGAGTGAACTGTTTGATTGTAAAGTGTCTGACCTCAAAATATCCAG AAACTTTTTCCTATCACAATATTCTGACGAAGATACACAACGTAAATTTGGACTTTTAGAAAATGATTTATCTCAAATTGAACCAACAAGTTCAAAGATTGTATCAG GTAGTAGGCCTCTCAGTGCAACCCAGAGGGCGGTAGAAGCCAAATTAGCTAGTTTGAAACTGCGTGAAGACGGTGCTTCCTCTGGTGCGGAGAGTGACCATCTGGATGATGACCCTACTGAATGTCTTCTGAGATATGAAGATGAAGAATTTGAT gAATACTTAAAACTCGGTCCTGTGGAGCTAAAGTTGTTGAGTATCAGTGGAGAACAGAAACCAATTCATCCTCCTAAGAAACTGTCAAATAAGGAAGTAGAAGCAAAGTTATCGGCACCTGATATTTGGCCAGTTACTGAAGACATGGTTAATAAGCTGGCTACTACATga